The DNA segment ATTCCCAGCCACTAGAACTGGTACCCCAAGCAAATTTATGTTCCAGGAATTAGGGCAATACAGACccatattgctattgtcagtcaAATGTCATAGATGAGACTTAGTGccaccagaaagaaggaaagtagACAGAAAAACATGTGGGAAAAAGAATATCTTCTTGGTTTCATCCTCAGCATGATGCCAGGCTCTCTGTGCCAGTAGTCTGGACTCCATGACCTGTGAACTTAAACTAATTTGGAAGATATCTCCCAAGTGATTGATTGTACTGTCATAAGTACCAGCCCCAAATATGCATACGTTCAAGGTCTTATTAACTTTCTACTGTTAACAGAGTTTATGTCAGAACCCCAATGAGAAAGCACTGGCTTTGGCCCGGTACTCTTCTTCAAAACCTTACTAatttttcaagcttttttttctaggtttttgttaaatttcacttaatGCCATCAAGAATGGAAAATACAAAATCCCTTCCTTTGCTtaattttctgttgccatagtgTTCAGTCTTATCTGCATATGAGTTTCTTAGGGCCAACCAAGAAACAGAATAGAGTTGAAAAACAGAACacttaaaaaaaacctgttagaTTTTTATCTACCAATGCCAGCACTTAAAACATCATTAGGCCTACAGATTATCTAACACTGAGTATGTTTCATAGTCCCATTGGGACACTAGGATAGATGAGTCTTCCCATCTATGCAAATAAGCAAATCCTGTTTTCAATCTTTCCTGCTTCTTGTAAATAACCTGTTCACCTCCTATGTTGTAACTCTGAAGTTTGCTAAGAATCAAAACTAAAacctaattaaaatttttgaagagtCTCTCTTGGACCAAGATAGAAATCTGTATCAGTCGGATTCCAGatttttgctttttcaatttGAGGATCTGGACATGCCTGTCACCCCTGGTTAAAACCAGCCTTTGCCCCAATGACTGAGGACTCTATCTGGGGCCAAGTTTAATGCTCCATGGGGCTAGCAAACCCCACTTGTGCTGAAGTCTGCCTATGCAGCTTGCATCTGTTAAAATCCACTCTATGTCTGTAGATATCTCTAGAACTATTACAGAAAAGAGAGCTCTTAATGCCTCTGAGCACCAAAATTCATCTCCACCAGAAATCTTGATCTCTCCACTTGGAATTTAGTCCTCAAGTGCTTGCCTTCATCAATTGTGTAAGGTTACTCAGCCTAGgtttatatattaaaatgcaaAGTGATTACTCTGATTCAGAAGCAGTTGAGTAATAATAGGTGTAAGTAGCAGAAAGGGAGCAAAATTCTAGCCATAGTTTTTAGTAAGTTAGAATTAAAAATGCAACTTGGGCAGGTGACCAAATTGGGCTTCCCACTCCTTTCCAAGTTAAGACTTTTGAAGCCATCTATGGGGAGATTTCAGATTGCAAATACTCTACCCAGCCAGTCACATAGGATATCTCAGGAAGCTTCACAATCCAATGAATGCAGAAGGTCCAAGTATCAAAAAGAGTGAGGTGAGAGGTGTTTAGGTTACCTTTAATCTATTAACATCACCCAAGATAAAAGTATGGGTCAATGGATGTTAGACCTCACCCTTAGTGAAATCATTTTCCTGTGGAGAGGAACCAATGAAAAGGCTGGAAAGAAGGGCAAAAAAGTTTCTTCCAAAACTTACTGAGCAAAAACGTGCAAAAAGGGAATTGGTTTTTACAAACTGGAAAGCAATGAAAACATTTTGTGTCTACAGATTTTACAGTTTCACATACTTAGCAAATTTCAAGATGATCTTTAAGATGTTTTTACCAAATCGTAGACATAGATATGGAAATCATCATCAAATTTGATGAAGTACACAGAGGGTTTTGCTTCCACTTGATGAATGACCATGCCCGTTCTCTTGGAACCATCCTCTTTGGCATATTCCACCTGTTTGCCTACTAGGCTGTCTACAACTTCTCCTGGCTCCCTCTCTGCTGGAGGAGAATCACTGGAATCTTGAAGAACGCGGAGGTCACCATCTTTATAATCATCTAAGAGCTGGTACATATATAATACAGGGTCTTTTTCATAAGTAATGTAAAACCATGAGCTCATTACAGGTGCCTGAGCTAAGACCATCCCCCTCCATTCATTTCTGGAACCTTCCTCTGTCTCAAAAAtatgttccactgctttgccaaTCATGATTTCTGCTAAGTGTGTGTCACTGATTCTAGATGATGCAACTCTATTGGGAAGGACTTCAAGTGATGACACTCTTTCATCTCTGTGAAGttccaatccataaacacagTCAAATCCATCATATTTGATAAGATACAGAGAGGGATTTACAGGTACCTGATCCAGAACGGTTCCCTTCCACTGTGTTAAGGGTTCATCTCCATCTTTCCATCCATGCTGAATTCTGCAACCCACGATATTCCTTCGAGGCTGGGAGGTGAGTCTGCTCCTTTGCTTCTTTTGTGCAACCTTCTTCTTCATCACGGTAACAGATACACTGGCATGTTCTGCGCCTGTCCTGGATCTCTGCCCTGCAGTTGCCTTTCCAAATGGGGTCTTCATGCCTGCAAGCAGGAGTCACTAGGCAGAccgaaaaggaaattaaaaacaataaataaattcaatgcATAACACAGTGAGCTTTTAGTCTTATTCAGAGTACCCTGTACACCCACACTTATTTTTCCCAAAAGCTATATGGCAAAGCTGAAAACCAAGGACGCTGGCTGTGTGCCTGGAGTACCCTTCCTCCCCAGCTCCTTCCCGCTGAGCTAGTGCAAGGGAGCTGTGacttagaaaggaagaaatgggcATCCGACCATTCCCCCCGCCTTGTGTCCAACACTACTCTGGCCTGGGGGTGCGGATTGCCCACCGTCCCGGATTGAGAGGCTCACGTGCCCAAATCGGACACCTCGCCGCTGCCTCAGCTGTGAGCCTGTGGTGAAGGAGGATCAGCAGGCGACCAGTTGGATGCTTGCAAAAGCTGTGAGGCGACGACGCAAGGAATGAGTTTAGGAGGGCGGCGGGGCTTAGCGAAGAGGAGAGCGGTAGCGTCCCCAGCGCTCGCCTCCCGatcagcggcggcggcggcccctcTTGCCACATCGGGGTTCCACCAGACGCAGTTACTGCAGcagtctcctccctcttctccgtAGCGCAGCTTCCTGCCAAAAGAGAGGCCTCTACTTCCTGCCAAACACTGAGCGGCACCCCCGCCCCCATCAAGCCACACCACACCTCCGGGCCCGGGATGtgctcctgggcccctcccagtGCCACTGGTCTTGAGGAGCAGGATCCTGCACCGCCTAACCCCTGAGGAGAAGCTCCATGCATTTAGTGTCTCTGCCTCCTTTgctttccattttccaggaattcACCCTTTCGTTTCAGCGTGCCCTTATGGAGTTATTCTTTCTATGCAAAAACCTGCCTTTCCTGAGATTTTAAGGGAATTTGGAGGGATGAATGAAATATGCTGCTGTTTAGTGCTCAGACTGCCATCCTGATCCAATctactcaatttttttttgtcatgccCAGACTTTACTTCTTTTCATCcgtgttttcctttttcctcagTTGCAAGTGAATTACATGCACAAGTGAACACTGTAAAATTCAGAAAATTGGTACGAAGCAGTTCAACTAAGCCACCTCCCATCTCCTAGGGCTCATAGTGAAATACTAACACTCAttatttcctttactttctttgaaagagaaacaaggaTACTTTTGCATATGCAATTTCATGCCCTGTGTTTTTCCATATAGATACAGTATTTGCTCAGGTTTTTAGATATGTTCTGAAAACATCCTTTGTATAAAATTCATCacaaggattttaaaataatttcttcgtTTCTGCCTAGcttcagacatttaaaaattttctataaattgtacttgtaaataaattattaatctgTCCACTTGAACAAAATAACATCAATACCAAGTTTACAATAAAACAAttgttataataattatattaaggTCTTTAGGATATAGTTAGGTCATCAGGGTAGAGCCCCCATGTGCCCATACAATATggagttccctctctctctctctctctcacacacacacacacacacacacactcccacttcctaactccctctctcttctccttttctaaATATGAGGGTATGATAAGAAAAAAGCTAACTGCAATCAGAAAGAGGGGCTTTCCTAGGAACCAGATTGACCAGTATTTTGACCAGCCTTCAGAATTGTGAGAAAGAAATATCTGGCTGTTTACATCAACCAGTctatggtaatttgttatagcagcccaaatgaagatagaataaaatagtaaagagccaaaataatttgttttctgtaCACCAGCACTGAGCAATCCAAAACGGGAAATAAGTAAATATAGgtgataaggaaaataaaatgttttcctacTCTCATGCAGTCACTCAAAAAACTTTTGACACCAGATACATGGAGATTTTCCACACACACCAAGCAAGTAATTTTTCAACAGATATTAATTGGGTATCCTATCATTCAATTCAATTCTGACAGTATCTACCTGGAGACATGAATAAAAAGCAACTAGATTGGAAAGAAAGTTGTAAAGCTATGTCTATTTGTAGTTGACCTGGAGATAGTATCAGATCCCACAGGTAAAAGGCTCAGTGCCACAGACTGTCTCCCACTTCACATTAGCACTTCTGAAAGATCTGTTATAAATCAGGGTTGCAAGGACACCCTTCCTTGGTTCAATTAATTTGTTAGAACAGCTCGCAGAAGACTTTGcttatatttttgcatttattataaaggatattaCAATGGATAGAGATGACTAGTCAAATTGAAAAGATGCACAGGAAAAAGTGTGGAAAGGGATTTGGAGTTTTTATGCCTTGTTCAGGATGCTAGCTTCCAAGGAACCTGCATGTATCTGGCTATCTAGAAACTCTCCAAATCCTATAGTTTTAGGGTTTTATGGACACTTCATTATGTAGATATGACTGCATCATTAGCTACTTGCAATCAATCCAACTTTCAGCCCCTCTCCTTCCCAATGCTGTTATCACGCCTTGCTATTTCTGGTGTCCAGATTTCATCCTGAGGCTATCTAAGGATCCCCAACCAGCATTTATCTCTTTAGCATCCAAAAAAACACTCAAGAAATTTCAATAGTTTTAAGAGATGTGCACCAGAAAAGGAgaataaatatcaaatatatattgCACAATATTACAGTAAAtagtcccatttacaatagcatcaaaaataaCATAacttagaaaaacatttaaataaaacagtTGAAATAATTGAAAGATGACAGATATTCAATATTCATGGGAAATTTCATATTTACGTCCTGAAAGACAGTATTGTTTAAAAGACAATTCTTCCCCAAGTttattcacagattcaatgtaacCTCTATGAAAATcccaatgttctttttttttcaggtaaGAAAAGGTCaattcctaaaattcacatgaaacaaaacaatcttttaaaagaacatttttcaGGAACTTACACTTCCCAATTTCAAACCTTACCACAAAGCTATAGGATTAAAAAATATGTGGTATTGGTATAGATGTATAGAGAGAAGTGACATAGAATTTAGAGCCCAGAAGTAAGTCCAtatttacagtaaattattaataaatg comes from the Oryctolagus cuniculus chromosome X, mOryCun1.1, whole genome shotgun sequence genome and includes:
- the SPIN3 gene encoding spindlin-3, which gives rise to MKTPFGKATAGQRSRTGAEHASVSVTVMKKKVAQKKQRSRLTSQPRRNIVGCRIQHGWKDGDEPLTQWKGTVLDQVPVNPSLYLIKYDGFDCVYGLELHRDERVSSLEVLPNRVASSRISDTHLAEIMIGKAVEHIFETEEGSRNEWRGMVLAQAPVMSSWFYITYEKDPVLYMYQLLDDYKDGDLRVLQDSSDSPPAEREPGEVVDSLVGKQVEYAKEDGSKRTGMVIHQVEAKPSVYFIKFDDDFHIYVYDLVKTS